A genomic region of Manihot esculenta cultivar AM560-2 chromosome 15, M.esculenta_v8, whole genome shotgun sequence contains the following coding sequences:
- the LOC110602687 gene encoding uncharacterized protein LOC110602687, whose translation MEKNPPRKEAKKSSRYTIDESGGDLIECSGKYCRSCTAGLIADCVALSCCPCALLNLLTFAFVKVPWMVGRKCLGRLKKKRKKKTIKRKSKKRSKKSEAEGEGEAIIELEERDGDLKKGRREDGIWEIVKGFSKEEEIMNSVSARFEADKVWLELYEDGHLGFGRVSFTGIK comes from the coding sequence ATGGAGAAGAACCCACCTCGTAAAGAAGCAAAAAAGAGCAGCAGATACACCATTGATGAAAGTGGAGGAGATTTGATCGAGTGTTCAGGCAAGTATTGTAGATCATGCACAGCAGGATTGATAGCAGACTGTGTAGCCTTAAGTTGCTGCCCTTGTGCTCTATTGAATCTCTTAACATTTGCTTTTGTTAAAGTTCCATGGATGGTGGGAAGGAAGTGTTTGGGAAGactgaaaaagaagagaaaaaagaagacaattaaaagaaaatccaAGAAAAGAAGCAAAAAATCTGAAGCAGAAGGTGAAGGTGAGGCCATAATTGAATTAGAGGAGAGAGATGGGGATTTGAAAAAGGGAAGGAGAGAAGATGGAATTTGGGAAATTGTAAAGGGGTTTAGTAAAGAAGAGGAAATTATGAATAGTGTTAGTGCAAGGTTTGAGGCTGATAAGGTTTGGTTAGAGTTGTATGAAGATGGGCATTTGGGTTTTGGTAGGGTTTCTTTTACtggtattaaataa